In Anthonomus grandis grandis chromosome 16, icAntGran1.3, whole genome shotgun sequence, a single window of DNA contains:
- the LOC126745645 gene encoding cuticle protein 8-like produces MYKIFIVSAVLALASSVPVDHQATSYSSFNDNHNSIHHIDSAPSHLNKYAAAPVPQYYAAPAVAKVALPVAKIALPAAPVYQTAPKYSYAPAPVSYAAPIAKVAALPVATKYAVPVAKYASYDAHKEEYAPAQYEFAYNIEDAHTGDFHSQQEHRDGDHVVGQYALHEADGTVRIVKYSDDGHGFNAVVERQGHPTEAPVAYKKIVAAAPAPAYYHH; encoded by the exons ATGTACAAA ATCTTCATTGTCAGTGCCGTTCTGGCTCTCGCCAGTTCAGTTCCGGTAGACCACCAAGCTACTTCCTACTCATCTTTTAACGACAATCATAATTCCATTCATCACATCGACTCAGCTCCTTCACACCTAAACAAATACGCTGCTGCCCCGGTGCCACAATATTATGCCGCCCCAGCTGTTGCTAAAGTAGCTCTTCCAGTAGCCAAAATTGCCCTACCAGCTGCTCCAGTCTACCAAACTGCCCCCAAATACTCTTATGCCCCAGCTCCAGTATCTTACGCCGCACCTATTGCTAAAGTAGCCGCTTTACCAGTTGCTACGAAATACGCCGTTCCTGTAGCGAAGTATGCTTCTTATGATGCCCATAAGGAGGAGTACGCCCCAGCTCAATACGAGTTCGCTTACAACATTGAAGATGCTCATACCGGTGACTTCCACTCCCAGCAGGAGCATCGTGATGGAGACCACGTTGTTGGACAATACGCCCTTCACGAAGCTGATGGTACTGTCAGAATTGTCAAGTACTCTGATGATGGCCATGGTTTCAATGCTGTAGTTGAAAGACAAGGACATCCCACTGAAGCTCCTGTAGCCTataagaaaattgttgctgctgCGCCTGCTCCAGCCTATTATCATCactaa